One window from the genome of Vanessa tameamea isolate UH-Manoa-2023 chromosome 13, ilVanTame1 primary haplotype, whole genome shotgun sequence encodes:
- the LOC113398029 gene encoding alpha N-terminal protein methyltransferase 1-like gives MQSNLYNDDSKFYKKAAKYWANVPATIDGVLGGYGYISGIDIDGSKVFLNHILSLVNPPNRKLALDCGAGIGRVSRNLLMPYFLKVDLVEQDEKFINTAKQLIGEYNTKLGTLYQIGLHHFKPQKQYDVVWCQWVLGHLSDYDLINFLERCSNNLARRGVIVVKENISPSDEVEYDEDDSSVTRPYRSMLNIFEEANLSLIKSDLQTGFPDGLYPVHMFALTPLK, from the coding sequence ATGCAATCTAATTTATACAATGAcgatagtaaattttataagaaagcCGCGAAATACTGGGCTAATGTACCGGCAACAATAGACGGAGTACTCGGAGGCTACGGCTATATTTCGGGCATTGACATCGACGGttctaaagtatttttaaaccaCATACTATCTCTAGTCAATCCACCGAACAGAAAACTGGCCTTGGATTGCGGAGCCGGTATCGGAAGAGTGAGCAGAAATCTTTTAATGCCTTATTTCCTGAAGGTCGATTTAGTGGAACAAGACGAAAAGTTCATTAACACCGCGAAACAATTGATCGGTGAATACAATACTAAATTAGGTACACTCTACCAAATCGGTCTCCATCATTTTAAGCCACAAAAACAATATGACGTCGTCTGGTGCCAGTGGGTATTAGGGCATTTGAGCGATTAcgatttaataaactttttggAGCGGTGTAGCAACAATCTAGCAAGACGCGGCGTCATTGTTGTAAAAGAGAACATATCTCCGTCAGACGAAGTCGAATATGACGAAGACGATTCTTCGGTGACACGCCCTTACAGatcaatgttaaatatattcgaGGAAGCGAatctttctttaataaaaagtgatttacAAACTGGTTTCCCGGACGGTTTGTATCCCGTTCATATGTTTGCACTTACACCATTAAAGTAG